Proteins co-encoded in one Thermodesulfobacteriota bacterium genomic window:
- a CDS encoding DHH family phosphoesterase, with protein sequence MEKELKRYLFIGEFDSLLLGLFSKRGEVVYVSSLDEALNQTGHFSLIILENNFFTPRISKKLTKQYPEIPIIVSNGDEHKEPPPSVRFVAFHSLLSEQIEREEKLAMTELRVEELRQAHGGAKKLLILLHDHPDPDSIASALALRTLLKRNKQTAIIGHLGEKISRPENVAMIELLEIELEALSFKKLKEFDSIALVDVQPPFFGGKEIPNVDTVIDHHPLVGSYEAKFKEIRAEEGATSTILTKYLRAAQVDISERLATALLYGIKTDTITLNRDANPDDVEAFTFLYPHANLALLRRIERAEVPPSEIKSLGQALADHWISDGIFFVNVGRVEREYLIPKMSDFGIQVKGIEWSVAFGIQGNSHLIISVRNVGYVKSAGRLVRELFSEIGSAGGHRSAAKAVISLSKVRKTIGKGSQDKIKKWLTDIFTKAVNEKPEDEN encoded by the coding sequence ATGGAGAAAGAGCTCAAAAGGTATTTATTTATCGGAGAATTTGATTCTCTCTTGCTTGGCCTTTTTTCAAAGCGCGGCGAGGTGGTTTATGTCAGCTCACTTGACGAAGCGCTTAATCAGACAGGTCATTTTTCACTAATCATCCTTGAGAACAACTTTTTCACTCCAAGAATATCAAAAAAACTAACCAAGCAGTATCCAGAAATTCCTATAATCGTAAGTAATGGCGATGAGCATAAAGAGCCACCTCCCTCAGTAAGGTTTGTAGCCTTTCATAGCCTGCTCTCGGAGCAGATCGAGCGTGAGGAAAAGCTTGCTATGACAGAGCTAAGAGTTGAAGAGCTTCGCCAAGCTCATGGTGGAGCAAAAAAGCTGTTAATACTTCTTCATGATCACCCTGATCCTGATTCAATTGCCAGCGCGCTTGCACTTAGGACACTTCTTAAAAGAAATAAACAAACAGCAATTATTGGACATTTGGGAGAGAAGATATCACGCCCTGAGAACGTGGCCATGATTGAACTTTTGGAGATCGAGCTTGAAGCACTTTCATTTAAGAAGCTCAAGGAATTTGATTCGATTGCACTTGTCGACGTTCAGCCGCCATTCTTTGGGGGAAAAGAGATTCCAAATGTTGATACAGTGATCGATCATCATCCTTTAGTGGGTTCTTATGAAGCTAAATTTAAAGAGATAAGAGCCGAAGAGGGAGCTACTTCTACAATTCTTACAAAGTACCTTAGAGCAGCTCAGGTTGATATATCAGAGCGTCTTGCCACGGCTCTCTTATATGGAATTAAAACTGATACTATTACACTTAACCGTGATGCTAACCCCGATGATGTTGAGGCTTTCACATTTCTATATCCTCACGCTAACCTGGCACTGCTTAGAAGAATTGAGCGCGCAGAGGTTCCACCGTCCGAGATAAAATCCCTTGGCCAAGCGCTCGCTGATCACTGGATCAGTGATGGAATATTCTTTGTCAATGTGGGCAGAGTTGAAAGAGAATATCTTATACCAAAGATGTCAGATTTCGGCATTCAGGTAAAAGGTATTGAGTGGTCGGTGGCATTTGGTATTCAGGGTAACTCCCATCTAATTATATCTGTCAGAAATGTAGGCTATGTTAAAAGCGCCGGTCGCTTAGTTAGAGAGCTGTTCTCAGAGATTGGCAGCGCCGGAGGGCATAGATCGGCCGCAAAGGCAGTTATATCGCTTAGCAAAGTTCGAAAAACAATAGGAAAGGGCTCTCAGGATAAGATCAAAAAGTGGCTTACCGATATTTTCACAAAAGCTGTTAATGAAAAACCTGAAGATGAGAATTGA